The Polyangium aurulentum genomic interval TGACCAGTGAGCTATTACGCTTTCTTTAAAGGATGGCTGCTTCTAAGCCAACCTCCTGGTTGTCAGTGCGCTCCCACATCCTTTGACACTTAGCTCGGATTTGGGGACCTTAGCTGACGATCTGGGCTCTTTCCCTCTCGGCGACGGAACTTATCTCCCGCTGCCTGACTCCCGGATACTTGTCGGAGGCATTCGGAGTTTGATTGGGTTTGGTAATCTGGTAGGACCCCTAGCCCATTCAGTGCTCTACCTCCTCCGCAATTCGTCCGAGGCTATACCTCAATATATTTCGGGGAGAACCAGCTATATCCCAGCTTGATTAGCCTTTCACTCCTATCCACACCTCATCCCCCACATTTTCAACTGTGGTGAGTTCGGTCCTCCAAGCGGTGTTACCCGCTCTTCAACCTGGACATGGATAGATCGCTAAGGTTTCGGGTCTACGTCACGCGACTTCGCGCCCTGTTAGGACTCGCTTTCGCTTCGGCTCCACCTTCCGGCTTAACCTCGCCACGTAACGTAACTCGCAGGCCCATTATGCAAAAGGTACGTGGTCACACATTGCCTCGCGGCCATAGTGCTCCCACTGCTTGTAGGCACACGGTTTCAGGTACTATTTCACTCCCCTAACCGGGGTTCTTTTCACCTTTCCCTCGCGGTACTAGTTCACTATCGGTCGATCAGTAGTACTTAGCCTTGGGGGATGGTCCCCCCAGATTCCCGCCGGATTGCACGTGTCCTGCGGTACTCGGGTGTTCTGCGCGAGGAGCTTCTCTTTCGCCTACGGGGCTGTCACCCTCTTTGGCCGGCCTTTCCAGACCGCTCGACTAGATCCGCTCTTTCTCACTCGCCGGGAGCGATGCCACGCTCCCTGCAGAATCCCACGACCCCCATATCAGCAACGCTGGCACGCTTGCACTGATAGGGTTTAGGCTGGTCCCCGTTCGCTCGCCACTACTGGGGGAGTCGCTTTTGCTTTCCTTTCGTCCAGGTACTTAGATGTTTCAGTTCCCTGGCTTGGCTGCCTCGTGACTATGGATTCATCACGGGCTGGCAGGTTGTCCCTGCGCGGGTTTCCCCATTCGGAGATCTCCGGATCAAAACCTGTTAGCGGTTCCCCGGAGCTTATCGCAGCTGTCCACGTCCTTCTTCGCCTCTGATCGCCTAGGCATCCACCGTGCGCCCTTCGTAGCTTGACCGTACCCCTAAGGCACGCGTCGAGCTCGCACCCAGAGCTCGATGGTCGAGCCTTGGATACGCGCCCGCAGCTATACTTAGGACGCTATCTACTATTCCGTTGTCACAGATCGGTGCGAGCCGCCGAAGCCGCTCGCCGGGACCTCGGGTCCCTGAAAACTGGATTGTACGCCCGTGCAGGACGGGTTTGACCACTAGGTATGCGCCGAAGCGCTTCCTTAGAAAGGAGGTGATCCAGCCGCAGGTTCCCCTACGGCTACCTTGTTACGACTTCACCCCAGTTACCAACCACTCCTTGGGGGCCTGCCTCCCTTGCGGGTTGGCGTAGCCACTTCTGGAGCAATCGACTCCCATGGTGTGACGGGCGGTGTGTACAAGGCCCGGGAACGTATTCACCCCTGCCTGCTGATCAGGGATTACTAGCGATTCCAACTTCAAAGAGTCGAGTTGCAGACTCTTATCCGTACTGAGGTCGGTTTTTTCGGATTGGCACCCCCTCGCGGGTTAGCGACCGTTTGTACCGACCATTGTAGCACGTGTGTAGCCCTGGACATAAGGGCCATGATGACTTGACGTCATCCCCACCTTCCTCCGATTTGAATATCGGCAGTCTCGCTAGAGTGCCCGGCCGAACCGCTGGCAACTAACGATAGGGGTTGCGCTCGTTGCGGGACTTAACCCAACATCTCACGACACGAGCTGACGACAGCCATGCAGCACCTAACCACAGGTTCCCCGAAGGGCACCCCGATCTTTCAACCAGGTTCCTGCGTTTTCTAGCCCAGGTAAGGTTCTGCGCGTTGCGTCGAATTGAACCACATGCTCCACCGCTTGTGCGGGCCCCCGTCAATTCCTTTGAGTTTTAGCCTTGCGGCCGTACTCCCCAGGCGGGGTGCTTAATGCGTTAGCTTCGGCACTGCGGGGGTCAAATCCCGCAACACCCAGCACCCATCGTTTACGGCGTGGACTACCAGGGTATCTAATCCTGTTTGCTCCCCACGCTTTCGCGTCTCAGCGTCAGTCACTGTCCAGAAGGCCGCCTTCGCCACCGGTGTTCCTCTCGATATCTACGAATTTCACCTCTACACCGAGAATTCCGCCTTCCTCTCCAGAACTCGAGCTCGGTAGTATCGAGTGCACTTCCTGGGTTGAGCCCAGGGCTTTCACATCCGACTATCCGAGCAGCCTACACGCGCTTTACGCCCAGTAATTCCGAACAACGTTTGCACCCTCTGTCTTACCGCGGCTGCTGGCACAGAGTTAGCCGGTGCTTGCTAAAGGGGTACCGTCATCATGCCGTCTATTCGACGACACTTATTCGTCCCCCTCCACAGAGCTTTACAACCCGAAGGCCTTCATCACTCACGCGGCGTCGCTGCGTCAGGCTTTCGCCCATTGCGCAAGATTCCCCACTGCTGCCTCCCGTAGGAGTCTGGACCGTGTCTCAGTTCCAGTGTGGCTGGCCATCCTCTCAGACCAGCTACCCGTCTTCGCCTTGGTAGGCCATTACCCTACCAACTAGCTGATGGGCCGCAGACCCATCCCCTGGCGCAAGCTTGTGTACAGAGGCCTGCTTTGACCTCAATCCCTTTCGGAATCGTGGTCTTACGCTGTATTAGCCCTCCTTTCGGAAGGTTATCCACCACCAAGGGGTAGGTTATCTACGTGTTACTCACCCGTGCGCCGCTTTACCGGGGCCGAAGCCCTTTCTCGCTCGACTTGCATGTGTTAGGCGCGCCGCTAACGTTCGTTCTGAGCCAGGATCAAACTCTCCAGTTGAATCTCTGGAGGTCATCTCGGTCGGCTAAAGACCGAGTGACGGCTCATGCTCGCGCAGGTGTCGAAACACCCGCTGAGCATGACGTGATTCTCAACGGTGCCGGCCTGAGCCGGACCGATGAGGGGGCCACGTCACTGCACGTATTGCGTACAATCCAGTTTTCAAGGACCGAGCCGAGCAGCCTCGTTCGAAGCCCTCGTATCGATTGCCGTGCGGCATTCACCGCGCGACGCCCACGGGAAGGGGAGCCCCTCTTTCGAGGTCTCTCCCGCTCGCGGGGTGGCCGAGGACGGCACCTTTCGGCGCCCTGCGTCACTCGGGGACAGGCATCATAGCCATGTCGGTCGCGTTGTCAACAGCGCGACGACCCACGGTTTGAGAGGATCATCTTCGTATCCTCCGGGCTCGTGGGATGGCCGAGGACGGCACCTTTCGGCGCCCTGCGTCTCCCGGCGACAATCATCATAGCCGCGTCGTTCGCGTTGTCAACTGCAGCGTCAACTGCAGGCGAAACCACGATGGAGTGGATATTCCGTATCCTCCTGGCTCGTGGCCGTCGAAGCCGGCGCCTCGCGGCGCTGCGTCTCTCGACGGAGACCGATACTAACAACGCTCCTCCCGCTGTCAACAAAGGGAAGGCGAAGCGCCGACTGCCCGCCTCTCCGCAATCTCCATCCTCGTGCTCGAGCATGACCGCCTGCGCACGACGTCGACCCGTCCTTGCGTTTCCCGACGCATTCGAGCGATGAAAAGAATCGGCGCGCGCTGATCATTGAATTGCTTCATGCGGCATGCAATGCAAATGGGGCTGCGCGGCCGAGGGGGACCACGCGGCCGTGCGCAAGCATTGCTCTTCTGCGCATCGGACGGATCCCCGCGCCTTTCATACCACGTTCAAATCCCTGTCATCACAGCCTGCGGAGGCAGTTACGCAGTGAGGGCCGTGCAGGGGACGTCCACCTCGTCGATCGCGCTCATGGCCTCGACGGGATGGTTTTTCTCAGAATGCAACTCGACCGAGCCGGCCGTACGGGCTTCATGGTCCCGCTCGCGACGCTCGCCTTCCGCCCCGGTTCCACGCCATACCGCCGACGGCGAAAATCGCTGGGGGGTACACCAGTTGCAGCCGCTCAGGGCCCGCGAACGAAAGTTACCCTTCGCGCGCATGAGGAAAGAACAATGGGACCGTCCGCGCTGATGATTCAGGATGACGAGCCTCTCTTCGACGGGATTTTCCTCGGCGGCTTCGAGTGCTCTTATCACCGGCTCGAGGACGGGCGGCGGCTCGACATGCTCGCGAGCACCCGGCACGACGAGCTGGCCAGCGAGGATTACGCGCGCCTGCGCAGCATGGGCATGACCGCTTGCCGCGACGGCGTCTCGTGGGTGAGGGTCGAGCGCAGCGCTTGCGAGTATGACTTTTCCTCGGTCTCTCGAATGCTCCGGGCCGCCAACGAGCAGCGCGTCCAGGTGATCTGGGATCTCCTGCATTTCGGCTGGCCGGACAGCGTCGACGTCTTCTCCACGTCCTTCCCGGGCCGCTTCGCCCGCTATGCGCGCGCCTTCGCCCGCTGGTACGCGAACGAGACCGATCAGACCCCGCTGATCACGCCCATCAACGAGATGTCCTTCCTGGCGTGGGCCGGGGGCGACGTCCGCTGCATGAACCCGTTCGAGGCGGCGCGCGGCGTCGAACTCAAGGCGCAGCTCGTCCGAGGCACCATCGAGGCGATCGACGAGATTCGCTCCGTGCTTCCGCACGCGCGCTTCGTCCAGCCCGAGCCGATCATCAACATCATCCCGGCGGCCGAGCACCCGAAGACCTGGCGCCGCGTCGAGTCGGACAACCTCTTGCAATACCAGGCGTGGGACATGCTCACGGGCCGCGTGTGGCCGAGCCTGGGCGGTCATCCCCGCTATCTCGACATCATCGGCGTGAACTTCTACCCCGATAACCAGTTCATGCTGGATGGGACGACCATCCGCCGCGGCGACGAGCGCTACAAGCCATTGTCGAAGATGCTGCTCGAGGTCCACGCCCGTCATGGCCGCCCCATGTTCATCTCCGAGACGGGCAGCGAATGCGAGGCTCGTGCGCCGTGGATCGAGTACGTGTCGGACCAGTGCGTCGAGGCGCTCCGCGGGGGCTGCCCGCTGCACGGGATCACGCTGTACCCCATCGTCAATCATCCCGGCTGGGTCGACGACAGGCACTGCCTGAACGGGCTCTGGGATTACGCCAACGAGCGCGGCGAACGCGAGGCCTATCAGCCGCTGGCGGACGAGATCGTCCGGCAGACGCCTCGCCTCACGGCCGCGCGCGCCGAGATGCTGGAGCGCCGCCGCGGGCTCTCCGGCGCCCTCTAGCCAGCGGGCACTGGAGCCGCTTCATGACGATGCAAACGCAAAGGGCCAAGATGCTGGACTGGGCCGCCGCCGAGGATGCGCGACCCGAGGCCAAACCCGTCGACCGGACGCTCGAGCGCATAAACCCGCTGCTCCGGCTGCTGGGCTACCTGCGCTTCCACCGAAAGCACGCGTCGCTCACCGTCCTCTTCGGCGTGGTCGGCTTCCTGCTCTCGTTCGTCTATCCGTGGATCATCGGCACGGCCGTCGATACCGTGATGGCGCCGGGCGTCGCGGGAGTGCCGCTCGAGCAGCGCATGCCGCGGCTCATCCGGCTGACGGAGCTCGCCGCGCTGACGGCCATCATGCACGCGGTCGTCGTGTACGGGCGCGGGCATTTCAACGTGAAGCTCGGCCACGGCATCGTGACCGATCTGCGCCGCGATCTCTTCGATCACCTGCAGATGCTCAGCCTGCGGTTTTACGCGAGAGAGCGGACCGGCAGCATCCTCGCGCGCATCCTGCACGACGTCCACGAGGCCACCACGCTCATCTACATGGGCGTCATCGTCGCCGGGCTCGACGCCGCGCAGCTCCTCGTCGCGCTGGTCCTCCTGACGGGCATAAGCTGGAAGCTGACCCTCGCGTGTGCCCTCGTGTTCCCGCTCTACGCCGTCGTATTCGTGGTCATGAACCCGCGCGTGCGCCGGGCGAGCGAGCGAATGCACGGGCAGTTCTCCCGCATCTCCGGCAACGTGTCCGAGCAGATCGCAGGCCAGGCGCTCATCAAGACGTACACGGCCGAGGCGCGCGAGGCGAAGCGCTTCGCGAACGACGTCGCCCACCACCACGGCCTCGTCGTTGCGCAAAGCCACGAGGGCCACCTCGTGGCGTCGTCGGGCGAGATCCTCGTCCACATCGGCACGACGATCGTCATCGGATACGGCGGCTGGCTGACCCTCCAGGGCGAGATGTCCGCCGGTATGGTGATGCGGTTCCTCGGATACGTGGCCATCATGTACGGCCCGGTCCGCCGCTTCGCCGAGCTGAATACCACGTATCAATCGAGCCTGTCGGCCATGCGGCGCGTCTTTCGCGTGTTCGACATCCGTCCGGCCGTCGTGGAGCCGGCCCGGCCCCACCGCGAGCCGCCCACGGACGGGCGGGTCCGATTCGAGAATGTCCGGTTCCATTACGTGGACAACAGCGACGAGGCGCGCATCCGCCTCGATGACGATAGCCGCGAAGATCCTGCCTGCACGGCCAACGTGTCGTGGGTCCTCGACGGGGTCACGCTCGAGGCCGCTCCCGGCGAGCGCATTGCCGTGGTCGGTCACTCGGGCGCAGGCAAGACGACGCTCCTGTCGCTGTTGCCTCGCCTGTACGACGTGACGCACGGCCGCATCCTCGTGGACGGCGTCGACATTCGCGACTACTCGCTGCACGCGCTCAGGTCGGCCATCGGTATCGTGCAGCAGGAGTCGTTCATGTTCACGGGCACGATCCGCGAAAATATCGCGTACGGCCGGCCCGACGCGTCCATGGAGGATATCGTGCGGGCCGCGAAGGCGGCGCACGCGCACGACTTCATCTCGCAGTTCCCCGAGGGCTACGACACGCGCCTCGGCGAGCGGGGCATCAACCTGTCGGGCGGGCAGCGCCAGCGAGTCTCGATTGCGCGCGCGCTGCTCAAGGACCCGCGCATCCTGATCCTCGACGAGGCGACGAGCGCGCTCGACGCCGAGAGCGAGAGCATCGTCCAGCAGGCGCTCGAGGAGCTGATGCGCTCGCGCACCTGCTTCGTCATCGCGCACCGGCTGAGCACGGTCCGCAACGCCGACCGCATCCTGGTGCTCGACGGCGGCCGGATCGCCGAGAGCGGCACGCACGAGGAGCTGCTCGCGCGGGGCGGCATCTACGCGCGGCTCGTCCGCAATCAAGCGACCATGCTGTAGGATGAGAAAAGCCCTCCTGCGCGCGGTGAGAATACGACGCGCAGGAGGGCGAAGCTGCCCGCGGTCAGAGCGCGATGGACGCGCTGTCGTTGCGAGCCTCGGCGCGCTCCTCGGACACGCTCCCCGTTCCGCTCAGGTACATGCCGGCGGGGGGATTCCAGCGCGACGACATTGCGCTCGTCAGCACGACCGAGAGATACTTGGCCGCCGTCCCGACAATGCCCATCTTCCTGCGGAAATTCGGCACGAGCGGGGCGGCCAGGAGGAAGCGATCGAGCACGAAGCCTGCGATCCCCAGGAGCGCGCCGGTGAAGAGGTTGCTCCTGCGACCCGCCGCCGCGACCGACGCCTCGTACGCCATGCCCATCGCGACGAGGCCGCCGGTGAGGAAAACGAAGCCGGCGGGCGTCACCTTCAGCGCGAAGCCGTCACGCACGCGACGGCCGCCGACGCCGAAGCCCGTCGCCATCGCATTCACGCCCGCCCACGGCGATCCGCTCTCCACGCTGGACGCCAGCATGATCGTCCCCGTCGTGGCCACTGCCAGCGCGGCGCCC includes:
- a CDS encoding ABC transporter ATP-binding protein, with amino-acid sequence MTMQTQRAKMLDWAAAEDARPEAKPVDRTLERINPLLRLLGYLRFHRKHASLTVLFGVVGFLLSFVYPWIIGTAVDTVMAPGVAGVPLEQRMPRLIRLTELAALTAIMHAVVVYGRGHFNVKLGHGIVTDLRRDLFDHLQMLSLRFYARERTGSILARILHDVHEATTLIYMGVIVAGLDAAQLLVALVLLTGISWKLTLACALVFPLYAVVFVVMNPRVRRASERMHGQFSRISGNVSEQIAGQALIKTYTAEAREAKRFANDVAHHHGLVVAQSHEGHLVASSGEILVHIGTTIVIGYGGWLTLQGEMSAGMVMRFLGYVAIMYGPVRRFAELNTTYQSSLSAMRRVFRVFDIRPAVVEPARPHREPPTDGRVRFENVRFHYVDNSDEARIRLDDDSREDPACTANVSWVLDGVTLEAAPGERIAVVGHSGAGKTTLLSLLPRLYDVTHGRILVDGVDIRDYSLHALRSAIGIVQQESFMFTGTIRENIAYGRPDASMEDIVRAAKAAHAHDFISQFPEGYDTRLGERGINLSGGQRQRVSIARALLKDPRILILDEATSALDAESESIVQQALEELMRSRTCFVIAHRLSTVRNADRILVLDGGRIAESGTHEELLARGGIYARLVRNQATML
- a CDS encoding beta-glucosidase, encoding MIQDDEPLFDGIFLGGFECSYHRLEDGRRLDMLASTRHDELASEDYARLRSMGMTACRDGVSWVRVERSACEYDFSSVSRMLRAANEQRVQVIWDLLHFGWPDSVDVFSTSFPGRFARYARAFARWYANETDQTPLITPINEMSFLAWAGGDVRCMNPFEAARGVELKAQLVRGTIEAIDEIRSVLPHARFVQPEPIINIIPAAEHPKTWRRVESDNLLQYQAWDMLTGRVWPSLGGHPRYLDIIGVNFYPDNQFMLDGTTIRRGDERYKPLSKMLLEVHARHGRPMFISETGSECEARAPWIEYVSDQCVEALRGGCPLHGITLYPIVNHPGWVDDRHCLNGLWDYANERGEREAYQPLADEIVRQTPRLTAARAEMLERRRGLSGAL